Proteins from a genomic interval of Stenotrophomonas maltophilia R551-3:
- a CDS encoding GlcNAc-transferase family protein yields MDLPASLFVQIPSYRDPQLIPTLVDLVRRAAAPAALHVVVCWQHGDEANLQDFLAAGFQLESSCIGDQHPIHRLRLNGAEVELIEVGFMHARGCGWARRLAQERYRDERYNLQIDSHHRFSDAWDGLLVEMLESLRTRSCKPLLTGYPPAFQPESYPETRQNHVGQMLVRGFNSVGVVSYKAVRMPQVPVRSKPMRARFISGGFLFSDGEFVREVMNDADHFFSTEEIVMAVRAYTHGYDFFHPHRPLLWHQYNSDANRVWDDHSDECRSRGEIEASAFDRSLKASGKAVNMLAAAASGDAFALARHGLGGKRTLQQYERYAGLSFAHRGVHEDATRATEPDNAHFATDEQHWLDKLICRRVFQVQVKRLDAEIAAAADLESLVLTAQAGDGTIVGRRQLSPEDLQQLITRGEYVCIDHFSSCPSRLPTCYQMQVGGNSQDDANRFLVVVREIEEDLMA; encoded by the coding sequence ATGGATCTTCCCGCCAGCCTGTTTGTTCAGATACCCAGTTATCGCGATCCGCAACTGATTCCAACGCTCGTCGATCTCGTGCGGCGCGCAGCTGCGCCAGCGGCACTTCACGTGGTGGTGTGCTGGCAGCATGGTGATGAAGCAAATCTCCAGGATTTTCTGGCTGCGGGCTTCCAGCTGGAATCGAGCTGCATCGGCGATCAGCATCCGATTCATCGCCTGCGCTTGAACGGGGCCGAAGTTGAACTGATCGAGGTGGGCTTCATGCACGCCCGCGGCTGTGGGTGGGCACGAAGGCTGGCGCAGGAGCGCTATCGCGACGAGCGCTACAACCTGCAGATCGACTCTCACCACCGCTTCTCGGACGCGTGGGACGGGTTGCTGGTGGAGATGCTCGAATCCCTGCGCACACGCTCATGCAAACCGCTGCTGACCGGGTACCCGCCCGCGTTCCAGCCCGAGAGCTATCCTGAAACCCGGCAGAACCATGTCGGCCAGATGCTCGTCCGCGGCTTCAACAGCGTAGGCGTGGTCAGCTACAAAGCGGTACGCATGCCCCAGGTTCCAGTACGCAGCAAACCGATGCGCGCTCGATTCATCAGTGGCGGGTTCCTGTTCTCCGACGGCGAGTTCGTGAGGGAAGTCATGAACGATGCAGACCATTTCTTCTCGACCGAAGAAATCGTCATGGCGGTCAGGGCCTATACGCATGGTTATGACTTCTTCCACCCCCATCGACCGCTGCTGTGGCACCAGTACAACTCGGACGCAAACCGAGTGTGGGATGATCACTCCGATGAGTGCCGCTCGCGTGGTGAAATCGAAGCCAGTGCCTTCGATCGATCGCTGAAGGCGTCAGGCAAGGCAGTGAACATGCTCGCAGCAGCCGCATCAGGAGATGCGTTCGCACTTGCCAGGCACGGGCTCGGCGGCAAGCGCACGCTGCAACAGTACGAGCGCTACGCCGGGTTGAGCTTTGCTCACCGGGGCGTGCACGAGGACGCGACGCGTGCAACCGAACCTGACAATGCTCATTTCGCGACGGATGAGCAGCACTGGCTGGACAAACTGATCTGTCGACGTGTCTTTCAGGTGCAGGTCAAGCGGTTGGACGCAGAAATCGCCGCTGCCGCTGATCTCGAGTCGTTGGTCCTGACCGCCCAAGCCGGGGACGGTACCATCGTCGGCCGACGCCAGTTGTCACCGGAAGATCTCCAACAGCTGATCACCCGGGGTGAATATGTCTGCATCGACCATTTCAGCAGCTGTCCGTCGCGTCTTCCAACGTGCTACCAGATGCAGGTTGGCGGCAATTCCCAGGATGATGCCAACCGGTTTCTGGTGGTTGTTAGAGAGATCGAGGAAGACCTGATGGCCTGA
- a CDS encoding TonB-dependent receptor plug domain-containing protein — MSASHKALRPRPLVLALSSLMLVSLPAFAQESAPTTLQEVKVTGSRIPRASVEGPSPVTVISREQIDAQGYRNAFDALSALTENTGNVQGEDFGNTFTPAANTINLRGLGPNRTLVLVNGRRQADYPLAYEGSVNVVNLANIPSALIERIEVLAAGASAVYGSDAIAGVVNIILKDRFEGVDVNVRAGGTQQGGGDNQRAQVVGGSSGERWDALFGFEFDVRKAIHARQRDFMDSLDDDPAGKAPQATAIAYRRNAATGRNIDPGVTGCDGASDIYGGSVFRAFNPRQGWYCGSNEAAASYWTVQTQKRNLNGYGLLTFHVNETTDLFADVAVGSARIYNNTRAPTWTSARNYFYNQTTGNLESWYRRFAPEEIGGLPRNANRFLENSWSFNVGARGQIGDSGWDYEAVYSRSRYENSTRRPVLLAGINEYLLGPKLGVRNGVEVYAPDPARLFQPLTPNEYEGLSDYQESRNAAWLQTFSASVNGRLFALPGGDAALAAVVEAGSQGYRNRPDPRLGSGEFWNTSAGIGAGGERDRYAAGVELQLPLLQSLTTTLAGRYDQYRAGGEHIGKATWSFGVEFRPIESLLIRGSAATSFRAPDMNYVFATETRGYNPGMTDYWRCRTAGQSYDNCDYNGLSIDYSNRANAQLQPESAKSYGFGVVWSPLSGLDFSADYYDIRIDNEVTSLDTSRILRDEADCRLGRTLGGEARDIGSPLCQDALSRVIRNPSNATVQPDQVTRVLINPINAASESVRGLDLKGNWRFDAGRYGRFTTRLAYTVVLEHKYRQFSDDPERDIRNSLDDYQWRSKANGSITWNQGDWTTTLYGNRFGSLPKTDGSGRIAPYMTYNASVFRQFGENLSVGVIVNNLRDSRPPADKNGGGWPFYPVGNYDPYGRQYWVQLDYRFR, encoded by the coding sequence ATGTCCGCCTCCCACAAGGCGCTGCGCCCGCGTCCGCTGGTGCTCGCACTGTCGTCCCTGATGCTGGTCTCGCTGCCGGCCTTCGCGCAGGAAAGCGCACCCACCACATTGCAGGAAGTGAAGGTCACCGGCTCGCGCATTCCACGCGCCAGTGTCGAGGGCCCGTCGCCGGTGACGGTGATCAGCCGCGAGCAGATCGATGCGCAGGGCTACCGCAATGCCTTCGACGCACTGAGCGCGCTGACCGAGAACACCGGCAACGTACAGGGCGAGGACTTCGGCAACACCTTCACCCCGGCCGCCAACACCATCAACCTGCGCGGGCTGGGTCCGAACCGCACGCTGGTGCTGGTCAACGGCCGCCGCCAGGCCGACTACCCGCTGGCCTACGAGGGCTCGGTGAACGTGGTCAACCTGGCCAACATTCCCAGTGCGCTGATCGAGCGCATCGAGGTGCTGGCCGCTGGCGCATCGGCGGTATACGGCTCCGATGCGATCGCCGGCGTGGTCAACATCATCCTCAAGGACCGCTTTGAGGGCGTGGATGTGAACGTGCGCGCCGGTGGCACCCAGCAGGGCGGCGGCGACAACCAGCGCGCGCAGGTGGTCGGTGGTAGTTCCGGCGAGCGTTGGGATGCGCTGTTCGGCTTCGAGTTCGATGTGCGCAAGGCGATCCACGCGCGCCAGCGCGATTTCATGGATTCGCTGGACGATGATCCGGCCGGCAAGGCACCGCAGGCGACCGCGATCGCCTATCGCCGCAATGCCGCCACCGGCCGCAACATCGATCCGGGCGTCACTGGCTGCGACGGGGCGTCTGACATCTATGGCGGCAGCGTGTTCCGCGCCTTCAACCCTCGCCAGGGCTGGTACTGCGGCAGCAACGAGGCCGCCGCCAGCTACTGGACCGTGCAGACCCAGAAGCGCAACCTCAATGGCTATGGCCTGCTGACCTTCCACGTCAACGAGACCACTGACCTGTTTGCCGATGTCGCCGTGGGCAGCGCGCGGATCTACAACAACACGCGTGCGCCGACCTGGACCTCGGCCCGCAACTACTTCTACAACCAGACCACCGGCAACCTGGAAAGCTGGTACCGCCGCTTCGCGCCGGAGGAAATCGGCGGGCTGCCGCGCAATGCCAACCGCTTCCTGGAAAACTCGTGGTCGTTCAACGTCGGTGCACGTGGCCAGATCGGCGACAGCGGCTGGGACTATGAAGCGGTCTACAGCCGCTCGCGTTACGAGAACAGCACCCGTCGCCCGGTGTTGCTGGCCGGCATAAACGAATACCTGCTCGGCCCGAAGCTGGGCGTGCGCAATGGCGTGGAGGTCTATGCGCCGGACCCGGCGCGCCTGTTCCAGCCGTTGACCCCGAACGAATACGAGGGGCTGTCCGACTACCAGGAAAGCCGTAACGCGGCATGGCTGCAGACCTTCAGCGCCAGCGTCAATGGCCGCCTGTTCGCGCTGCCCGGTGGCGACGCTGCATTGGCGGCGGTGGTCGAGGCCGGCAGCCAGGGCTACCGCAATCGCCCGGACCCGCGGCTGGGCAGCGGTGAATTCTGGAACACCAGCGCCGGCATCGGTGCCGGTGGCGAGCGTGACCGCTATGCGGCCGGCGTGGAACTGCAGCTGCCGTTGCTGCAGTCGCTGACCACCACCCTGGCCGGTCGCTATGACCAGTACCGCGCAGGTGGCGAGCACATCGGCAAGGCTACCTGGAGTTTCGGCGTCGAGTTCCGCCCGATCGAGAGCCTGTTGATCCGTGGTTCGGCGGCGACCAGTTTCCGGGCGCCGGACATGAACTACGTGTTCGCCACCGAAACCCGCGGCTACAACCCGGGCATGACCGACTACTGGCGCTGCCGCACGGCGGGCCAGTCGTACGACAACTGCGACTACAACGGCCTGTCGATTGATTACAGCAACCGCGCCAATGCGCAGTTGCAGCCGGAATCGGCCAAGTCATATGGCTTCGGCGTGGTCTGGTCGCCACTGTCCGGCCTGGATTTCAGCGCTGACTACTACGACATCCGCATCGACAACGAAGTGACCAGCCTCGATACCAGCCGCATCCTGCGTGATGAGGCCGATTGCCGCCTGGGCCGCACGCTGGGTGGCGAAGCGCGCGATATCGGTTCGCCTCTGTGCCAGGACGCGCTGTCGCGGGTGATCCGCAATCCGTCCAATGCAACCGTGCAGCCAGACCAGGTGACCCGCGTGCTGATCAATCCGATCAACGCGGCCTCCGAATCGGTTCGCGGCCTGGACCTGAAGGGCAACTGGCGCTTCGATGCCGGCCGCTACGGCCGCTTCACCACGCGCCTGGCCTACACCGTGGTGCTGGAGCACAAATACCGACAGTTCTCCGATGATCCGGAGCGTGACATCCGCAATTCGCTGGATGACTACCAGTGGCGCAGCAAGGCCAACGGCAGCATCACCTGGAACCAGGGTGACTGGACCACCACGCTGTACGGCAACCGCTTCGGCTCGCTGCCGAAGACCGATGGCAGTGGCCGCATCGCGCCGTACATGACCTACAACGCCAGCGTGTTCCGCCAGTTCGGCGAGAATCTGTCGGTGGGCGTGATCGTCAACAACCTGCGTGACAGCCGCCCGCCGGCGGACAAGAACGGAGGCGGCTGGCCGTTCTATCCGGTTGGCAACTACGACCCATATGGCCGCCAGTACTGGGTGCAGCTGGACTACCGGTTCCGCTGA
- a CDS encoding GNAT family N-acetyltransferase, giving the protein MMTPYPTSLLPPLRPVLRRHLLQLQAAPVTLRPFQRADLPRWRLFDDRRRRGRRDPSVIDEEARFLAHMHRSRLEQDNDQLLLGVFDDEHGNVLDQLHVRLQSLHARCAELLSLQHWHPHADAALQALCPFLFEDVGLHRLFVMLPPDCSDPFATALRAFGFEQEGLLRDHHLDLEGWQDRQLLALTAPMWRSKHSALD; this is encoded by the coding sequence ATGATGACCCCGTACCCCACTTCCCTCCTTCCCCCATTGCGCCCGGTGCTGCGCCGTCACCTGCTGCAGCTGCAGGCCGCACCGGTCACCCTGCGCCCTTTCCAGCGTGCCGACCTGCCGCGCTGGCGCCTGTTCGATGACCGCCGCCGGCGCGGCCGCCGCGATCCGTCCGTTATCGATGAGGAAGCGCGCTTCCTCGCCCACATGCATCGCTCACGCCTGGAACAGGACAACGACCAGCTGCTGCTGGGGGTATTCGATGACGAGCACGGCAACGTGCTGGACCAGCTGCACGTCCGCCTGCAATCACTGCACGCGCGTTGCGCAGAACTGCTGTCGCTGCAGCATTGGCACCCGCATGCCGACGCGGCGCTGCAGGCGCTGTGTCCTTTCCTGTTCGAGGACGTCGGCCTGCATCGCCTGTTCGTGATGCTGCCACCGGACTGCAGTGATCCGTTCGCCACCGCGCTGCGGGCCTTCGGCTTTGAGCAGGAAGGTCTGCTGCGCGACCATCATCTGGATCTGGAAGGCTGGCAGGATCGCCAGCTGCTGGCGCTGACCGCACCCATGTGGCGGAGCAAGCACAGCGCGCTGGACTAG
- a CDS encoding CDP-diacylglycerol diphosphatase, whose protein sequence is MSLRPFLLSSLLLLSACASVPPPPPAHSDALWRLIERDCRGTEGPRGDCLRVETAADRRDVLVKDAHGDYQFLLMPLDKVSGIESRSLYQRGAPNYFAAAWQARSHTEQALRQPLPRNVASLALNSPHGRSQHQLHIHVDCLRADVLQALDTHAVALGSQWAPLPVLLRGHQYQARLLPGAELTANPLNLLAYDLAGVDDVGQWSLVVAGRDPVQSGTGFILLATRVDAGTGNEASGEELQDHACSLLTGAGNALERVR, encoded by the coding sequence GTGTCCTTGCGCCCCTTCCTGCTGTCGTCCCTGTTGCTGTTGTCCGCCTGTGCCAGTGTGCCTCCGCCGCCACCGGCCCACTCCGATGCGCTGTGGCGGTTGATCGAGCGTGACTGCCGTGGCACCGAAGGCCCGCGCGGCGACTGCCTGCGGGTGGAGACGGCAGCAGACCGGCGCGATGTGCTGGTCAAGGACGCGCACGGTGATTACCAGTTCCTGCTGATGCCGCTGGACAAGGTCAGCGGCATCGAGAGCCGCAGCCTGTACCAGCGTGGTGCACCGAACTACTTCGCTGCAGCCTGGCAGGCGCGCAGCCACACCGAACAGGCCTTGCGGCAACCGCTGCCGCGCAACGTCGCCAGCCTGGCGTTGAACTCGCCGCACGGCCGCTCGCAGCACCAGCTGCATATTCATGTGGATTGCCTGCGTGCCGACGTGCTGCAGGCGCTGGACACGCATGCTGTCGCCCTGGGCAGCCAGTGGGCACCGCTGCCGGTGCTGCTGCGCGGCCATCAGTACCAGGCCCGCCTGCTGCCGGGCGCGGAACTGACCGCCAATCCGCTCAATCTGCTGGCCTACGACCTCGCAGGCGTGGACGACGTCGGCCAGTGGAGCCTGGTCGTGGCGGGCCGGGACCCCGTGCAGAGCGGCACGGGCTTCATCCTGCTGGCCACACGCGTGGACGCCGGCACCGGCAACGAGGCCAGCGGCGAAGAATTGCAGGACCATGCCTGCTCGTTGCTGACCGGTGCCGGCAACGCGCTGGAGCGGGTGCGCTAG
- a CDS encoding I78 family peptidase inhibitor, producing the protein MSAFRLSLLLPASALLLSACVSTPGPEVKGSGRCDASQLGWAIGQPANEPNIRRLSRESGAGLVNPIGPSTITTKDIRPDRLRVFVDKDNIITSTRCE; encoded by the coding sequence ATGTCTGCATTCCGTCTGTCCCTGTTGCTGCCGGCCTCCGCCCTGCTGCTGTCGGCCTGTGTCAGCACCCCTGGCCCGGAAGTCAAAGGCAGTGGCCGCTGCGACGCCAGCCAGCTGGGCTGGGCGATCGGCCAGCCGGCCAACGAGCCCAACATCCGCCGCCTGTCCCGCGAGAGCGGTGCCGGTCTGGTCAACCCGATCGGCCCCAGCACCATCACCACCAAGGACATCCGCCCGGACCGCCTGCGCGTGTTCGTGGACAAGGACAACATCATCACGTCCACGCGCTGCGAGTAA